The following nucleotide sequence is from Acyrthosiphon pisum isolate AL4f chromosome A2, pea_aphid_22Mar2018_4r6ur, whole genome shotgun sequence.
ttaaagaaacacagatttcaattttttttatcactgatgtttgtaatattattaagaaaaaaatttgaattttccaCGACTTGTTTGTTGTCAAAAATTAAGATattgcttttaaaatgtatgactaATGTTGGAACTCGTagacttttaaatattgttttatagcaTGAGTTCATAAAGTTTACAATTTAAGCCTAATCTTTGTCCAAATCATTGTTAATACGCTGTTGATCGCTTCAAAGTACATTACTATGCAACACTTCTAGAAATTTCAGGAAAATCTAAAAATGGTTTTAGTATTCAGTGTTCTGTGAACGTATTACTTAAGACAAATTGCAATTTGGCTGAGGTGATGTAAAAAGCTGTTATTTATTGCCGTGCTGTTTAATACTGTTATTTAACAGTACAGGTCAAATTGAATTTTGGATGGTCTTTAGCTTAGAATATATCAGGGTAAAAAGGTTATTTATTTAGCGTATGTCACTAAATACAAGCGATAAGACAATGATGTGGTGTGAAAATATGTTTGCAACAGTTGTTTTAACCATAGCATGACTGATGACAAgttaatgttattgtaatactgtattataaagcATTATATAGCACCACTTTTCTGCAACTTCATCAACATTCATATTCAGAATACTTTCTAATGTATCTTCAGCTTCTTCCACATATTCAACATTGGGTCCATCAAATACTTCATTtctatatcaaaaacaaaaatttaataaaaccctATGTaccaaaactaattttttttatatttttactttgaaCAACAAGGACCAACTTCAAGGAGTGTTGCCATAAGATTATTTCCACGTCCGACTATTAACAAATACCATTTAGCTTTTGGCAATGTATAAACAGAGCCAACAAATGTACTGTTTGATCTAACCGACGAAGGATACACTcttcgaaatattattaaacgttctAGATATTCTGAGTTAAGTAGATGAAACAATCCATTTTGTAAGCAAAACATGTGAATATCTAAATGATCTTCATAATTTAAGTGAGACGACAACAAATATTCCTATAATTAAGTATGATAATTTAACTAATGCAATTTGaatatcttaatttaattaccttataataaattgatgtacCAATGATCAAGTATGGTCTTGGTTCCCTGGTGTCTTCACACTAGTTTAAATgagaaatcatgaaaattaacatgtcttaaataataaatataaaatgtgtataatatatacatactacataattGGCCtcaaattcatttaatatatcatcaagttccatctaaaaataaataataataaattccatattcaaatataaaaaaagtttatatttactTGAATACTTCTTAGCAAAGGAATACTCTTAGAGgcaggtaaatatttttcaaactcaTGAGAATTGTCtatattatgaaacatattaatatcatataactctgagaatataattgtaaagtatttatcTAACATACAATGATTATCTTCATTTGAAAAGcaactaaaatagaaaaaataaatttccttaataaaataaaattaacttaaaggtagataaacaaattacctatttaaattttcataacaGAAACATAAATTTCTAACTATGTTGGATGCCATCCAATCAGCATAGGTTAAATTTAATCTAATCaacataataaaagtataagtatattatgtgtattcatttcatacaatatttactttgaATCTggtgcaataaaaataaatgttccttgtccttcaaacaaaaatattgaatgaacTAGCTGATCATCACATATCAttgatatactataatattaaataatatataaatgaaaatatttaaaattcaaaaatgtattatttttgttttaccttCTAGTCTGGTTTTTGACAATTTGTGGAACAATATGGCTAATGGTTTGAAAAGCTCCTTTAATTTGATTGAATATAGATGATCGACCAGGATACACATAAATAGCATTTGAATTTTCAGATATCAGGTACATGACAGCCACAGGATATTTAGAAAGTTCCGATACAAATTCATCATTAACAGTTTTCAAAGATAAATAACTTGATAACTGTTGGTTATTGTGTTTGTCAACACCAACTAAGCTAACCGCCACCCTTTGAACAACTAACATGAcctaatggaaaaataaattagattgtatagcttattataattattcagtaTTACGTTAAATAAAGCATTACAGTAGTTGGTGGAGTTATGTTTGACAGAATTTGATCCAAAGTTTTAGCTGTGACAATTTCTCCATTGATCATCTTAAGCCAATCtcctatgcataatatattatataatatgataaaataataagttttttatacagatatgtaggtaccaaattacaataatacctatttttatagaTCGCTGGTTGTCGACAGGAGTATTTGGAATGATTGATGCTACCATTATACGCGAACCATCTTCAAAAACTGTTGTTGATAAGCCCAATAGCTTTTCAGTCAACGTAGCTCTTCTTCCAAGATTACTAGAACTATCATTTTCAACTTCAACAGTAACTTCCCTTACCTCGCCTTCctatatttaaagatatataatatattatatatatacacacatatctGTATTTTACCTAAGAGCTAAGTTTCATACTTGAGTGTCCAAAAAAGTGACTTTATTAGAATTTCCTGTATGTTTAGAACCATCATTTCTGTCTCTACCTCTTTTCTTACGCTTTAGAAGCTTAACCAATTTGCCTGCAGTAGTTTTGGTCTTTTTTGGTGCATCATTTGACTCAATCGCATTGTGTTTGGTATATTTTGTCTGTTTTCGCGGTGaacatttaacataaaacaGTTCTCCTTGgtcatttatttcattttcccATTCAAAATCCGAACTTgagaaacaataaatattataaaatatattttttttttttttaagataaatataatttcttacaCAATTGAGTTGACATCATTACATTCACAAGATGAATGGGTCGAAGAACTATCAGTATCACTTAAGTATGTTTTAAAAGATTTaccataaacattattttcattcatatttaaaaaataatcaacagaGACTTCAACAGCGGTAAACTAaacaatataagaataaaatataaattaaatgagcAATACCAATACGTCATAGGTATAAGTACTTAGCTACATATAATAACGATTAAGTAATGaccaataatattgtgatgaaTCCAAGGTACCTCGTACCTATTGTTGTCCAGTgtcttagtaattaataatcaagttaataattatagtaaatagtagatagtatatacctacccagtggcgtatttaggaatttcaggATAGGGGCAACACATTTTTGGCGCCCCCCCCTcaacagtaaatgtatttactaatatactgtatataatatatataataaatatatactaatttaaaattgtaatgttacattcaacaaggaaggtataattagacatttaaacaacattattgtaccagttaagagtgaaaaaatattataaataaaatagtaaatctttcaaaatacctacatgtgtgacgacaaacgaataatttgttaaataaaaataataatttgccgCTCTGGGCAATGGGACCCATAGCCCCTACTTAAATACGC
It contains:
- the Intu gene encoding PDZ domain-containing protein 6 isoform X1, coding for MNENNVYGKSFKTYLSDTDSSSTHSSCECNDVNSIVSDFEWENEINDQGELFYVKCSPRKQTKYTKHNAIESNDAPKKTKTTAGKLVKLLKRKKRGRDRNDGSKHTGNSNKVTFLDTQEGEVREVTVEVENDSSSNLGRRATLTEKLLGLSTTVFEDGSRIMVASIIPNTPVDNQRSIKIGDWLKMINGEIVTAKTLDQILSNITPPTTVMLVVQRVAVSLVGVDKHNNQQLSSYLSLKTVNDEFVSELSKYPVAVMYLISENSNAIYVYPGRSSIFNQIKGAFQTISHIVPQIVKNQTRSISMICDDQLVHSIFLFEGQGTFIFIAPDSKLNLTYADWMASNIVRNLCFCYENLNSCFSNEDNHCMLDKYFTIIFSELYDINMFHNIDNSHEFEKYLPASKSIPLLRSIQMELDDILNEFEANYVCEDTREPRPYLIIGTSIYYKEYLLSSHLNYEDHLDIHMFCLQNGLFHLLNSEYLERLIIFRRVYPSSVRSNSTFVGSVYTLPKAKWYLLIVGRGNNLMATLLEVGPCCSKNEVFDGPNVEYVEEAEDTLESILNMNVDEVAEKWIEGNIMQIYQTESLKNAGLNMLANNKQSSSLQLKKPEIISILKHKNDITSNSQIFNDSRQLDSCSETSLTSSGAPSTEDSMYVQGPVFGRRAERMMKASSIEWSDNSEDEYTVSDGSRSVDMTDVIKNLPVLPNKFGLGKLSMLFRYIDINCHTGVMLCSPSIYNENNLKTKDIFKNIDEKFNSTVTVIRDLFDDSNQDENEINEIGILFQIPTSNTDSPKKSSMITFWVMGRLFKEPNKRELYVCYEDGIPQNMVEIAFKLGTNYATG
- the Intu gene encoding PDZ domain-containing protein 6, yielding MNENNVYGKSFKTYLSDTDSSSTHSSCECNDVNSIVSDFEWENEINDQGELFYVKCSPRKQTKYTKHNAIESNDAPKKTKTTAGKLVKLLKRKKRGRDRNDGSKHTGNSNKVTFLDTQEGEVREVTVEVENDSSSNLGRRATLTEKLLGLSTTVFEDGSRIMVASIIPNTPVDNQRSIKIGDWLKMINGEIVTAKTLDQILSNITPPTTVMLVVQRVAVSLVGVDKHNNQQLSSYLSLKTVNDEFVSELSKYPVAVMYLISENSNAIYVYPGRSSIFNQIKGAFQTISHIVPQIVKNQTRSISMICDDQLVHSIFLFEGQGTFIFIAPDSKLNLTYADWMASNIVRNLCFCYENLNSCFSNEDNHCMLDKYFTIIFSELYDINMFHNIDNSHEFEKYLPASKSIPLLRSIQMELDDILNEFEANYVCEDTREPRPYLIIGTSIYYKEYLLSSHLNYEDHLDIHMFCLQNGLFHLLNSEYLERLIIFRRVYPSSVRSNSTFVGSVYTLPKAKWYLLIVGRGNNLMATLLEVGPCCSKNEVFDGPNVEYVEEAEDTLESILNMNVDEVAEKWIEGNIMQIYQTESLKNAGLNMLANNKQSSLQLKKPEIISILKHKNDITSNSQIFNDSRQLDSCSETSLTSSGAPSTEDSMYVQGPVFGRRAERMMKASSIEWSDNSEDEYTVSDGSRSVDMTDVIKNLPVLPNKFGLGKLSMLFRYIDINCHTGVMLCSPSIYNENNLKTKDIFKNIDEKFNSTVTVIRDLFDDSNQDENEINEIGILFQIPTSNTDSPKKSSMITFWVMGRLFKEPNKRELYVCYEDGIPQNMVEIAFKLGTNYATG
- the Intu gene encoding PDZ domain-containing protein 6 isoform X2, which produces MVASIIPNTPVDNQRSIKIGDWLKMINGEIVTAKTLDQILSNITPPTTVMLVVQRVAVSLVGVDKHNNQQLSSYLSLKTVNDEFVSELSKYPVAVMYLISENSNAIYVYPGRSSIFNQIKGAFQTISHIVPQIVKNQTRSISMICDDQLVHSIFLFEGQGTFIFIAPDSKLNLTYADWMASNIVRNLCFCYENLNSCFSNEDNHCMLDKYFTIIFSELYDINMFHNIDNSHEFEKYLPASKSIPLLRSIQMELDDILNEFEANYVCEDTREPRPYLIIGTSIYYKEYLLSSHLNYEDHLDIHMFCLQNGLFHLLNSEYLERLIIFRRVYPSSVRSNSTFVGSVYTLPKAKWYLLIVGRGNNLMATLLEVGPCCSKNEVFDGPNVEYVEEAEDTLESILNMNVDEVAEKWIEGNIMQIYQTESLKNAGLNMLANNKQSSSLQLKKPEIISILKHKNDITSNSQIFNDSRQLDSCSETSLTSSGAPSTEDSMYVQGPVFGRRAERMMKASSIEWSDNSEDEYTVSDGSRSVDMTDVIKNLPVLPNKFGLGKLSMLFRYIDINCHTGVMLCSPSIYNENNLKTKDIFKNIDEKFNSTVTVIRDLFDDSNQDENEINEIGILFQIPTSNTDSPKKSSMITFWVMGRLFKEPNKRELYVCYEDGIPQNMVEIAFKLGTNYATG